One part of the Terrimicrobium sacchariphilum genome encodes these proteins:
- a CDS encoding prepilin-type N-terminal cleavage/methylation domain-containing protein: MRWNRAAWRGFSLVELLVSLAVLAVLLVFISQIFGSATAVTGSRNQRMDADAQARAVFGRMAVDFAQMMRRPDVDYFLKSAVGDASGSNPQTGNDRMAFYSQVPGYSSASAAMQSPVSVVAWRINESDAGGPLNHLERLGCGLEWSGASSVAYSGPSGPLVSASGDNRISSNWPAAVSATQADSRYENAGPQVFRLEYYYLLRGQNVNGVVFPSMASATPWDTRIPGRSSVDGLRDVAAIVVTIAVVDPKSRKLITDEQLAALADRMKDFDASTMTSPGDLKTQWQSMIEDAGNGIPPSASAALHTYERTFSLSPAL, translated from the coding sequence ATGAGATGGAATCGGGCGGCCTGGCGTGGCTTTAGTCTCGTGGAACTGCTCGTATCTCTGGCGGTCCTCGCCGTGCTGCTGGTCTTCATCAGCCAGATCTTTGGTTCGGCGACGGCAGTGACGGGGTCCCGGAACCAGCGCATGGATGCGGATGCCCAGGCGAGGGCGGTGTTTGGCCGGATGGCGGTGGATTTTGCGCAGATGATGCGGCGGCCGGATGTGGACTATTTTCTGAAGTCGGCGGTGGGCGACGCCTCCGGCAGCAATCCCCAGACGGGCAATGACCGGATGGCTTTCTACAGTCAGGTCCCGGGGTATTCCTCGGCTAGCGCTGCGATGCAAAGTCCGGTCTCCGTCGTTGCCTGGCGGATCAATGAGAGCGATGCCGGAGGGCCGTTGAATCACCTGGAGCGGCTGGGGTGCGGGCTGGAGTGGAGCGGCGCATCGTCCGTCGCTTACTCGGGCCCGTCAGGGCCGCTCGTTTCCGCCTCGGGGGATAACAGGATCTCCTCCAACTGGCCGGCGGCAGTATCCGCCACCCAGGCGGATTCCCGCTATGAGAATGCCGGGCCGCAGGTCTTCCGATTGGAGTATTATTATCTCCTGCGCGGACAGAATGTGAATGGGGTCGTTTTCCCGTCCATGGCCAGCGCGACGCCATGGGATACCCGTATACCCGGACGGTCATCGGTCGACGGGCTGCGCGATGTTGCCGCCATCGTCGTGACCATCGCGGTCGTGGATCCCAAGAGCAGGAAGCTGATCACGGATGAGCAGCTCGCCGCGCTGGCCGACAGGATGAAGGATTTCGATGCTTCCACGATGACCTCTCCTGGCGACCTCAAGACGCAGTGGCAGTCCATGATCGAAGACGCCGGGAATGGCATCCCCCCCTCCGCCTCCGCCGCTCTGCACACCTACGAACGCACGTTTTCGCTGTCCCCCGCCCTTTGA
- a CDS encoding GntR family transcriptional regulator, producing MTPGSPSLFQYQDTVGKLRLYIEQEKLRHGDRLPPERKFAELFGVGRPTVNKAIACLIAEGFLRRDGYKLYVAGSPLTAPKATHIGVLCPHPLHKKQRIFHNLVEAAHDVCHLAKVGFTPMLSVDGPQQQEQLSEMLKLKTDGIVIWPHPDHDYMETFKRITDRNIPLVVNDCNWGPFDYVGVDNFAGIQTILEHLEKQGHLHIAYVTKHMSYPNVEQRCEAYRYLAARMFSESSPGRVYQIPLESEESLPEIIKKIQRKDKEVTAICCSHDMVAIEVIRACLQQGIDVPEQISVTGFDGIEAGETCHRPLTTVCQDFYQMGLLAVDLLIRRIRMKHIRHAAQIQQIRVIPHLVVRSSTAPAPQKSRRRPAATARKHN from the coding sequence ATGACTCCAGGCTCTCCATCGCTATTCCAATATCAGGACACCGTCGGAAAACTCCGGCTGTATATCGAGCAAGAAAAGCTGCGTCACGGCGACAGGCTCCCGCCGGAACGAAAGTTCGCCGAGCTGTTTGGCGTAGGTCGACCCACGGTTAATAAAGCCATCGCCTGCCTGATAGCGGAGGGATTCCTCCGCCGCGACGGATACAAACTCTATGTCGCCGGATCACCGCTGACAGCGCCAAAGGCAACGCACATCGGCGTCCTATGCCCGCACCCTCTGCACAAGAAGCAGCGCATCTTTCATAACCTCGTCGAAGCCGCCCACGACGTGTGCCATCTCGCCAAGGTGGGCTTTACCCCAATGCTCTCGGTGGATGGTCCGCAGCAGCAGGAGCAACTCTCCGAGATGCTAAAGCTGAAGACTGACGGCATCGTGATCTGGCCTCATCCCGATCACGACTACATGGAGACCTTCAAGCGCATCACGGATCGCAATATTCCACTCGTGGTCAACGACTGCAACTGGGGGCCGTTTGATTATGTCGGTGTCGATAACTTTGCCGGCATCCAGACCATCCTGGAACACCTCGAGAAACAGGGACATCTCCACATCGCCTACGTCACAAAGCACATGTCCTATCCCAACGTCGAACAACGATGCGAAGCATATCGTTACCTGGCCGCCCGGATGTTCTCGGAATCCTCGCCCGGCAGGGTCTACCAGATCCCGCTCGAGTCCGAAGAATCCCTGCCGGAAATCATCAAAAAGATTCAGCGCAAGGACAAGGAGGTGACCGCCATATGCTGCAGTCATGACATGGTCGCCATCGAGGTCATCCGCGCCTGCCTCCAGCAGGGCATCGATGTTCCCGAGCAGATTTCCGTCACGGGATTCGATGGTATCGAGGCCGGGGAAACCTGCCACCGCCCTCTGACCACCGTATGTCAGGATTTTTATCAAATGGGATTGCTCGCGGTGGATCTGCTGATTCGCCGGATCCGTATGAAACACATCCGCCACGCCGCTCAAATCCAGCAAATCCGCGTCATTCCTCACCTCGTCGTCCGTTCCTCTACCGCCCCCGCTCCCCAAAAATCTCGTCGCAGGCCCGCAGCAACGGCAAGAAAGCACAACTAA
- a CDS encoding sodium:solute symporter family protein encodes MHTIDWLLISLPLIGLLFVAVYTRSYMKGVADFLSGGRMAGRYLLAVAKGEQGAGAVVFVGTFEMISRSGFVLSWWTWLSIPIMLIVTISGWVIYRFRETRALTLAQFFEIRYSKRFRLFTGFLGFAAGMANFGIIPVVGARFMTYFLGLPQTVNMFGWQIATHIPLMALLLIISLSLTLSGGLITLMVTNCIEGMVTMVIFVIVIAFLMTMFSWGEVSQVLENRPAGESLLNPFDSFAIKDFNLWFMLMIIFGMIYRTMAWQNQGAYSTAAVTAHESRMGGIMANWKGLGNGAVITLLAVCAMTFLAHPDFTAASAVAKAEIARIGDPTMQSQMSVPIAIVYMLPEGIKGLLCIVLLMGIFGGDGTHLLSWGSLFIQDVILPLRKKPFAPNDHIRLLRWSMVGVALFAFCFGCMFKQTEYVMMWFAVTEALYVGGAGIAIVGGLYWKKGTTAGAWAGLLTGFTFVSSGIIARQIWGDAFPLNGMQISFFGSILACVVYGAVSLLTCREDFNMDRMLHRGQYAVASEKKFETRSEKRVTWGKLIGLDEHFTSGDKWLAGGIFVWSMIWFIVFVVGTAWNLIAPWPVAVWSHFWHIVGIGIPVFFAAATAIWFTWGGIRDMKLFFSRLRQERVDVLDNGMVVNHHNVSDH; translated from the coding sequence ATGCATACGATCGACTGGCTGCTGATCTCGCTACCCCTTATTGGCCTCCTTTTTGTCGCGGTCTACACGCGAAGCTACATGAAAGGGGTCGCGGACTTTCTCTCTGGCGGACGAATGGCCGGTCGCTACCTGCTGGCTGTCGCAAAGGGAGAGCAGGGCGCGGGCGCGGTGGTCTTCGTGGGAACGTTCGAGATGATATCGCGGTCCGGCTTCGTTCTCTCGTGGTGGACGTGGCTGAGCATCCCCATCATGCTGATTGTCACGATCAGCGGATGGGTGATCTATCGCTTCCGCGAGACACGCGCTCTCACGCTGGCGCAGTTTTTTGAGATTCGCTACAGCAAGCGGTTCCGCCTCTTCACCGGGTTTCTCGGGTTTGCCGCCGGCATGGCCAACTTTGGCATCATCCCCGTGGTGGGGGCGAGATTCATGACGTATTTCCTCGGCCTTCCTCAGACGGTGAACATGTTTGGGTGGCAAATCGCCACGCACATTCCGCTGATGGCCCTGCTCCTGATCATCAGCCTGTCGCTGACGCTCTCCGGCGGCCTCATCACGCTCATGGTGACCAACTGCATCGAGGGCATGGTCACGATGGTCATCTTTGTCATCGTGATCGCCTTTCTCATGACGATGTTCAGCTGGGGCGAGGTATCCCAGGTGCTGGAGAATCGCCCGGCTGGCGAGTCGCTACTGAACCCGTTCGACTCCTTTGCCATCAAGGATTTCAACCTCTGGTTCATGCTCATGATCATCTTTGGCATGATCTACCGGACGATGGCATGGCAGAACCAGGGGGCCTATAGCACTGCCGCCGTGACAGCGCACGAATCGCGCATGGGCGGCATCATGGCCAACTGGAAAGGTCTCGGCAACGGAGCGGTCATTACCCTCCTCGCTGTTTGCGCGATGACCTTTCTCGCGCACCCCGACTTTACCGCGGCCTCCGCTGTGGCCAAGGCGGAGATCGCCCGGATCGGAGACCCGACTATGCAATCGCAGATGTCAGTCCCGATTGCCATCGTCTATATGCTTCCAGAAGGCATAAAGGGTCTCCTGTGCATCGTGCTGCTCATGGGCATCTTCGGAGGAGACGGTACGCATTTGCTCTCCTGGGGCAGCCTTTTTATTCAAGACGTCATCCTGCCGCTGCGCAAAAAGCCCTTTGCGCCCAATGATCACATCCGCCTCCTGCGGTGGTCCATGGTCGGCGTGGCGCTCTTCGCCTTTTGCTTTGGGTGCATGTTCAAGCAAACCGAGTACGTGATGATGTGGTTTGCGGTGACCGAGGCCCTCTACGTAGGCGGCGCAGGCATCGCCATCGTCGGGGGATTGTACTGGAAGAAAGGCACCACCGCCGGGGCCTGGGCGGGCTTGCTCACAGGTTTCACCTTTGTCTCCTCCGGCATCATCGCCCGGCAGATCTGGGGTGATGCCTTTCCCCTCAATGGCATGCAGATTTCCTTCTTCGGCTCGATCCTGGCCTGTGTCGTTTACGGTGCGGTCTCGCTCCTGACCTGTCGCGAGGACTTCAACATGGACCGCATGCTGCATCGCGGACAGTACGCCGTCGCCTCGGAGAAGAAGTTTGAAACTCGCTCGGAAAAACGCGTCACCTGGGGCAAGCTTATCGGTCTCGACGAGCACTTTACCAGTGGCGACAAGTGGCTCGCAGGCGGCATTTTTGTCTGGAGCATGATCTGGTTTATCGTTTTCGTCGTTGGTACCGCGTGGAACCTCATCGCCCCATGGCCGGTCGCGGTCTGGTCACACTTTTGGCATATCGTAGGCATCGGCATCCCCGTCTTTTTCGCCGCGGCGACGGCAATCTGGTTCACCTGGGGAGGCATCCGCGACATGAAGCTTTTCTTCAGCCGCCTCCGTCAGGAACGAGTCGACGTTCTCGACAACGGCATGGTCGTCAATCACCACAACGTCAGTGATCACTGA
- a CDS encoding cellulase family glycosylhydrolase: MKYSLFRKSLPGAFAIALGLSTAWAEVGSPYYGTYDYPEQPGLDKLIEADPNKSLLTNKDSGPTGPQNVFGAWDVKNLSIDWSFDELLKFSGMEVVITHPAADLPQSHPDRVRIYADDDLNGEPVAEIEIPFESGAIQKVSVEFATPIVAKKLRTQFVTDHNQIVLSEVTFDAQPAGDEQPTKKKALVPTESYREVAFLPSPGLPGRARAAIPFFGVCGHLMHTDFFFPAKARTVDGAPRPAYWGQEYILPLLQQSGIQTVREPLYQPFFVGDKPFAGGNNRTAAENRAHVEKCLKQYDEAGISVLLVPMFGKKSDPNVAAFAKWIGQLAKDHPSVTAVELHNEPNLKGFWDGSIEEFVASARAFAKAIREVAPDTHLVVGSVSGWGGAWEHENLKELVEGPKDIARIWSEKAFEQGLLKFADGISAHPYRGASAPEGGDVLQDRLDPEGYEKEVRDWLALGRAKTPENKSLPFYITEIGYSVSKQGYSKVDSEIRQADYLTRQVLLALNLRLRGVPVAGFYWYDFKQDEVDYDYEANFGIVAKDTSRLRPAFLAYRRIAEAFGDVGSLAAIDLPVSFSVAPEKIKSFSWSRGGSYLIGFWRMNQLQKRDVDFASQISLKVPPDQRVVSVELTDLNEDRSRLVGFRVTEDNTLEVPLWVTARAAWIQVTVAAREPETTAAAKS; encoded by the coding sequence ATGAAATACTCCCTATTCCGAAAATCCCTCCCCGGAGCCTTTGCTATCGCTCTCGGGCTGTCGACTGCCTGGGCGGAGGTTGGCTCGCCTTATTATGGCACGTACGACTATCCGGAGCAGCCGGGTCTCGACAAATTGATCGAGGCGGACCCCAACAAATCCCTGCTGACCAACAAGGACTCTGGTCCCACCGGCCCGCAGAATGTCTTCGGTGCGTGGGATGTAAAAAACCTCAGCATCGACTGGAGCTTTGACGAGTTGCTTAAGTTCAGTGGCATGGAGGTGGTCATCACCCATCCGGCGGCCGACCTGCCACAGAGCCATCCCGACCGGGTGCGGATTTATGCCGATGATGACCTGAATGGCGAGCCGGTGGCGGAAATCGAGATCCCCTTTGAATCTGGCGCGATCCAAAAGGTGTCCGTGGAGTTTGCGACACCGATCGTGGCCAAGAAGCTCCGCACTCAGTTCGTCACGGATCACAACCAGATCGTCCTCTCCGAGGTGACATTCGACGCTCAGCCCGCAGGCGATGAGCAACCGACAAAAAAAAAAGCCCTAGTTCCCACTGAAAGCTATCGCGAGGTGGCGTTTCTGCCCAGCCCGGGTCTGCCGGGCCGGGCGAGGGCGGCGATCCCCTTCTTCGGTGTGTGTGGACACCTCATGCACACCGATTTTTTTTTCCCCGCCAAGGCCAGAACGGTTGATGGCGCTCCCCGACCGGCTTATTGGGGCCAGGAGTATATCCTTCCCCTGCTGCAGCAAAGCGGCATCCAAACCGTGCGGGAGCCGCTTTACCAACCGTTCTTCGTCGGGGACAAGCCCTTCGCTGGCGGCAACAACCGTACCGCTGCGGAAAACCGGGCCCACGTCGAGAAATGCCTGAAGCAGTACGACGAGGCTGGCATCTCGGTGTTGCTGGTCCCGATGTTTGGCAAGAAATCCGATCCCAATGTCGCCGCCTTCGCAAAGTGGATCGGCCAATTAGCAAAAGACCATCCCTCCGTTACCGCAGTCGAACTGCACAATGAACCCAATCTCAAGGGATTCTGGGATGGATCGATCGAGGAATTCGTAGCCTCCGCGCGGGCCTTTGCCAAAGCCATACGCGAGGTTGCGCCGGACACCCATCTCGTCGTGGGATCTGTCTCGGGATGGGGCGGGGCATGGGAACACGAAAACCTCAAGGAGCTCGTGGAAGGCCCAAAAGACATCGCCCGGATCTGGTCGGAAAAAGCCTTTGAGCAAGGACTGCTCAAGTTTGCCGATGGAATCAGCGCGCATCCGTATCGCGGTGCCTCCGCCCCGGAAGGTGGCGATGTGTTGCAGGATCGTCTCGATCCGGAAGGTTATGAGAAAGAAGTCCGCGACTGGCTGGCTCTCGGCCGCGCGAAGACCCCGGAGAACAAATCTCTCCCCTTCTACATCACCGAGATCGGATACTCCGTAAGCAAGCAGGGCTACAGCAAGGTCGATAGCGAAATCCGGCAGGCGGATTATCTCACCCGCCAGGTGCTGCTCGCCCTGAACCTGCGTCTGCGCGGCGTGCCGGTGGCGGGCTTCTACTGGTATGACTTCAAGCAGGATGAGGTGGACTACGACTACGAGGCAAACTTTGGCATCGTTGCCAAAGATACCTCGCGCCTGCGTCCCGCCTTCCTGGCCTATCGACGCATCGCGGAAGCCTTTGGCGATGTCGGCTCGCTGGCCGCGATCGACCTGCCAGTGTCCTTCTCCGTTGCGCCGGAAAAGATCAAGTCCTTCTCCTGGTCGCGAGGTGGTTCGTACCTCATCGGATTCTGGCGCATGAACCAGCTGCAAAAGCGCGACGTCGACTTTGCCTCGCAGATCAGCCTGAAGGTTCCCCCAGATCAGCGGGTGGTATCGGTGGAATTGACTGATCTCAACGAGGATCGTTCGCGCCTGGTTGGATTTCGCGTGACCGAGGACAATACCCTGGAGGTTCCCCTCTGGGTCACAGCCCGCGCTGCATGGATTCAGGTCACGGTCGCCGCACGGGAGCCGGAGACTACGGCCGCGGCCAAGAGCTGA
- a CDS encoding type II secretion system protein: MTRRSHPGEAFTLVELLAAIGVIAILAALLIPGMKNAVAKSKETKCVANLRQIGAAFIMYAGEHNGRIGNYDTDNLLGWGGNPPMWGGPSLSQRTLGPYLPNAEVFHCPADIGGAGGNDLKNSNFKWAGNSYEVANSTERGVTYLSASNGYRPGNSVPGTLAAVEEPSKVILAFDATFLRSPTVYWHPKDRSNVALLDGHVESMPNQWGRAYPKNPEGFSFGWNGWGQGGLWDDGQK, encoded by the coding sequence ATGACTCGCCGATCCCACCCTGGCGAAGCTTTCACTCTGGTAGAGTTGCTCGCCGCCATCGGAGTGATCGCGATCCTGGCTGCCCTGCTCATTCCCGGGATGAAAAACGCCGTGGCAAAGAGCAAGGAAACCAAGTGTGTCGCCAATCTGCGGCAGATCGGCGCGGCCTTCATCATGTATGCTGGTGAGCACAATGGACGTATCGGCAATTATGATACGGACAACCTTCTCGGCTGGGGAGGCAATCCTCCCATGTGGGGAGGGCCTTCCCTCTCCCAGCGTACACTCGGTCCCTACCTGCCGAATGCCGAGGTCTTTCACTGCCCGGCAGACATCGGAGGAGCTGGCGGGAACGATCTCAAGAACTCGAACTTCAAATGGGCAGGCAACAGTTACGAAGTGGCCAACTCCACGGAACGCGGCGTGACCTACCTCAGTGCCTCCAATGGATATCGGCCCGGCAATTCCGTGCCTGGCACCCTGGCCGCCGTGGAGGAACCATCAAAGGTCATTCTTGCCTTCGATGCCACCTTTCTGCGTTCGCCCACGGTTTACTGGCATCCCAAGGATCGCTCCAATGTCGCGCTGCTCGACGGTCATGTGGAATCCATGCCTAATCAGTGGGGACGTGCCTACCCGAAGAATCCTGAGGGTTTTTCCTTTGGCTGGAATGGCTGGGGACAGGGCGGCCTCTGGGATGACGGCCAGAAGTAA
- a CDS encoding discoidin domain-containing protein yields MRIINTSILTAAVAFVIAGVTPCSAVLLSNNNTSGDYPGSVVKLSTGATYTWGTNTSAGNGPGNTDSQTLAQDTSFTKMVDGTSASGGGNFATFSAWDSSVGQTAIFNLNNVYRIEYVTISALFNSSNNTAGVGLFQAYTSTDGVNYTLFGRWTDPAPSDGSNQILTINPAAAVNAQYVMFYTNRYAPNAGEPVLPGQTYYHQVVLGEMAVWGTVPEPKTWGLIIAGLAFIAIIKRRKAA; encoded by the coding sequence ATGCGTATCATCAACACCTCCATCCTTACTGCGGCAGTTGCCTTCGTGATTGCCGGTGTCACTCCGTGCTCCGCGGTGCTCTTGTCCAACAACAATACGAGCGGAGACTATCCGGGCAGTGTCGTAAAGCTCTCCACCGGCGCTACCTACACCTGGGGGACTAATACCAGTGCTGGCAATGGTCCGGGCAACACGGATTCCCAGACCCTCGCGCAGGACACTTCGTTTACCAAGATGGTGGACGGAACCAGCGCCAGCGGCGGCGGCAACTTTGCCACCTTCTCGGCTTGGGACTCCAGTGTGGGACAGACCGCGATCTTTAATCTGAACAACGTCTACCGCATCGAGTACGTCACGATCTCCGCGCTGTTCAACTCCTCCAACAATACCGCGGGTGTCGGCTTGTTCCAGGCCTACACCAGCACTGATGGGGTGAACTACACACTTTTCGGTCGCTGGACAGATCCCGCTCCATCCGATGGCAGCAACCAGATCCTGACGATCAACCCGGCGGCTGCGGTCAACGCCCAATACGTGATGTTTTACACCAACCGTTATGCTCCAAATGCCGGAGAACCCGTGCTTCCCGGCCAGACCTACTACCATCAGGTGGTGCTCGGCGAAATGGCGGTTTGGGGAACCGTTCCGGAACCCAAGACCTGGGGCCTGATCATTGCGGGACTCGCATTCATCGCTATTATTAAACGACGCAAGGCAGCCTAA
- a CDS encoding LacI family DNA-binding transcriptional regulator: protein MNITAIAKASGVSVATVSRILNHEDGVSDEVRRKTMEVIERNGYRPRGNVRRNTRLGVVVRSDAPSFDSFFSRVFTGVSAYAFEAGIETSLIYFSPKQVGESVSLAEILRKKRCNGAVMISPAEADDVESMKAARIPLVLVTSRREEKSVGYIDCNCFQGAYEQTRYLIRLGHRRIGFLCGQLDGNVDHQERLAGFKKAMEEAEIKLPSGLIVEHDASGLSEFAGYKQAGWLLDRDPSVTAIFATNDLMACGAICRCAEMGLKVPEDISVVGYDDNPGSRFYNPPLTTVRQPLRRMGYDAARAVDLKLKGKSEELPTQVLENELIVRQSCAPPSR, encoded by the coding sequence ATGAACATTACAGCGATCGCAAAAGCCTCCGGAGTTTCCGTTGCGACCGTCTCCCGGATCTTGAATCACGAGGACGGCGTGAGCGACGAAGTGCGCCGCAAGACGATGGAGGTGATCGAGCGCAACGGTTACCGGCCTCGCGGGAATGTTCGCCGCAACACGCGTTTAGGTGTCGTGGTACGCAGTGATGCGCCGAGCTTTGACAGTTTCTTCTCCCGGGTATTTACCGGCGTGTCGGCCTATGCCTTTGAGGCAGGCATTGAGACCTCACTGATTTACTTTAGCCCGAAGCAGGTCGGCGAGTCGGTTTCGCTGGCGGAGATCTTGCGTAAAAAGCGCTGCAACGGTGCAGTTATGATTTCGCCAGCCGAAGCGGATGATGTCGAGTCCATGAAGGCGGCGCGCATTCCGCTCGTACTGGTCACCTCCCGCCGCGAGGAAAAGAGCGTCGGTTATATTGACTGCAACTGTTTCCAGGGAGCCTATGAGCAGACGCGCTATCTCATTCGCCTCGGTCATCGTCGCATTGGGTTTCTCTGCGGTCAGCTTGACGGAAACGTCGACCACCAGGAACGCCTGGCAGGATTCAAGAAGGCCATGGAGGAGGCGGAGATTAAGCTGCCGAGCGGACTCATCGTCGAGCACGATGCCTCCGGGCTGAGCGAGTTCGCCGGATACAAGCAGGCGGGCTGGCTCCTGGATCGCGATCCCTCCGTGACGGCCATCTTTGCCACTAATGACCTGATGGCATGCGGCGCGATCTGCCGCTGTGCCGAGATGGGGCTCAAGGTGCCCGAGGATATCTCGGTGGTTGGGTATGACGACAATCCTGGCAGCCGTTTTTACAATCCGCCGCTCACCACGGTACGCCAACCGCTTCGCCGCATGGGCTACGACGCCGCGCGCGCGGTCGACCTGAAGCTGAAAGGCAAGTCCGAAGAGCTTCCCACACAGGTTCTTGAGAACGAATTGATCGTGCGCCAGTCCTGCGCGCCGCCGTCTCGCTGA